In a single window of the Streptomyces sp. CGMCC 4.7035 genome:
- the rsmG gene encoding 16S rRNA (guanine(527)-N(7))-methyltransferase RsmG, whose product MTEAAELPPPPEQAREVFGDRFADAVRYAELLAEAGVQRGLIGPREVPRLWERHLLNCAVLSEVVPDGVTVCDVGSGAGLPGIPLALVREDLKITLLEPLLRRTNFLTEVVELLGLDHVTVMRGRAEEVMGKLPPVHVVTARAVAPLDRLATWGIPLLRPYGEMLALKGDTAEEELKSAATALSKLGAVETSILHVGEGVVDPLSTVVRVEVGESPGGVRFAAKRAKAARTGRARRRR is encoded by the coding sequence GTGACGGAGGCAGCGGAGCTCCCCCCTCCACCGGAGCAGGCACGCGAGGTATTCGGCGACCGGTTCGCCGATGCGGTGCGGTATGCCGAGCTCCTTGCCGAAGCAGGCGTGCAACGGGGGCTCATCGGCCCACGAGAGGTGCCACGTCTGTGGGAGCGGCACCTGCTGAACTGCGCGGTGCTCTCGGAGGTCGTGCCCGACGGGGTCACGGTGTGCGACGTCGGTTCGGGGGCTGGGCTTCCCGGCATTCCCCTGGCTCTTGTGCGGGAGGACCTGAAGATCACGCTGCTGGAACCGCTGCTGCGACGGACGAACTTTCTCACGGAGGTCGTCGAACTCCTGGGCCTCGACCATGTGACGGTCATGCGTGGCCGGGCCGAAGAGGTCATGGGCAAGTTGCCGCCGGTCCACGTGGTCACTGCACGGGCCGTGGCTCCGCTGGACCGACTGGCGACGTGGGGTATTCCGCTGCTGCGCCCGTACGGGGAGATGCTCGCGCTCAAGGGTGATACCGCCGAGGAGGAGCTCAAGAGCGCGGCCACGGCACTGAGCAAGCTCGGCGCTGTGGAGACGTCCATCCTCCATGTCGGGGAGGGGGTCGTGGATCCGCTGTCCACGGTGGTGCGGGTCGAGGTCGGGGAGAGCCCTGGG
- a CDS encoding Jag family protein: MTEGTTSAAAEGADTLTRLEQEGEIAADYLEGLLDIADLDGDIDMDVEADRASVSIISDAGSRDLQKLVGRDGEVLEALQELTRLAVHRETGDRSRLMLDIAGYRANKRAELSELGAKAAAEVKSSGEPVKLKPMSPFERKVVHDAVKAAGLRSESEGEEPQRFVVVLPA; the protein is encoded by the coding sequence GAGGGTGCAGACACCCTGACCCGCCTGGAGCAGGAGGGCGAGATCGCGGCGGACTACCTCGAGGGTCTGCTGGACATCGCCGATCTCGACGGCGATATCGACATGGACGTCGAGGCCGACCGCGCGTCTGTGTCGATCATCAGCGACGCGGGAAGCCGCGACCTGCAGAAGCTGGTCGGCCGTGACGGCGAGGTGCTGGAGGCGCTCCAGGAGCTCACGCGCCTGGCCGTGCACCGGGAGACCGGCGACCGCAGCCGGCTGATGCTGGACATCGCGGGCTACCGCGCCAATAAGCGTGCGGAACTCTCGGAGCTGGGCGCCAAGGCCGCCGCCGAGGTGAAGAGCAGCGGAGAGCCGGTCAAGCTCAAGCCGATGTCCCCGTTCGAGCGCAAGGTCGTGCACGACGCGGTCAAGGCCGCGGGCCTGCGCAGCGAGTCCGAGGGCGAGGAGCCGCAGCGCTTCGTCGTCGTGCTGCCCGCCTGA